GGGATTAACTCTGCTTTACCCATTGCAATCAATTCTTTTGGTTCAGATAGTACTGGTAAAGAAATTGGACAAATTATCGAAAATGATCTGAATTTATCAGGGCAGTTTCGAATTGTTTCTGGCCCACTCGGAGCAAACTCCCAATCATCAGTTAGCACATTGAAACAATTGGGAGCCGACAGTGTTGTAACCGGCAGAGTAAGTCAGGTAGGCGGGCATTATGAAGTCAGTTTTACACTAACTGATGCAGTAGCTAATGGAACAACATTATTGACAAAAACTTATCAAATTAATGCGAATCAAGTGAGACCGCTAGCGCATCATATTAGCGATGAAGTATACCAAAAATTAACAGGGGAGAAGGGAATATTTTCTACTCGTATCGCCTATATTTCTGTGCAAAGAATGGTAGGCAGTACTCGTTACTCATTAGAGGTTGCTGATGCTGATGGACATAATCCTCAAAGTTTGTTGGTTTCATCCGAACCTATTATGTCCCCAGCTTGGGCACCCGATGGTAAAAGTATCTCTTATGTCTCTTTTGAGAAAAAAAGAGCACAAATATTTACTGTTTCAGTTGAGACAGGTCAAAGACGCTTAATTACCAGTTTCCCTGGAATTAACGGTGCTCCTGCATGGTCACCTGACGGCAGGGAACTCGCTGTAGTATTGTCTAAAAGCGGAACACCTAAAATTTACAGCATCGACATTAACACAGGTAATATGAAGCAATTGACCTTTGGTGATGCTATTGATACGGAACCACGCTATGCTCCAGATGGTAAAAGCATTTTATTTACCTCCGGTAGAGGTGGATCGCCGCAAATATATCGTTTATCTTTAGCAAATGGCCAAGTATCTCGTTTAACTTTTGAAGGCAACTATAATGCCCGTGCCTCTTATACTCCAGATATGAAAAATATTGTTATGTTGCATCGGGATGATAAGCAATTTAACATTGGCTTACAAAGTGCAAACGGCGGACCTGTGGTCAGTCTTACTTTCTCTGGCCGTGATGAGTCTCCATCAGTTGCACCCAATGGTCGATTGATTCTTTATGCGACTCATAATCAGGATAAAGGTGTATTGGGTATCGTTTCTCTCGACGGTAGAATAAGAATGAGACTGCCTGCACGTGAAGGAGATGTACAAGAACCTGCATGGTCTCCCTATTTAGGTTAATTATGTCACGGATTATATATGGACTTATTTTTTGTTTAGGCGCTTTAAATGCTTATTCTTGGAATGCGGCAGGCCACAGGGTAGTGGCCCAAATTGCTTATGATAATTTATCACCAAAAGCTAAGGAAATGTGTTTCAAGTACCTTCGTTCACGGACACACAACACGCCCAACTCGAGTTTTGTTAGCGCTTCGACCTGGATGGATGAGATAAGATGGAGAGAAGTGTATTGGTATGATGTAATGCATTATATTGATACCCCTTTTTCCAGTGACGGAACCCCTACGCCTCCCATTGAAAGTACTAATGCCGTAAAGACTATTAAACTGGCTAGTTCTGCACTCGCTTCTAAAAAGACAACTCCATCGGACAAAAAACTCGCATTACGCATGTTAATTCATATAACAGGTGATATTCATCAACCTTTACATGCCATAACCAGGGTCAGCGCACAACATCCCATGGGAGACTTAGGTGGTAATTTATTCTTACTAGGAACCAATCCAGTAGGTAGTAATTTACATCAATACTGGGATAATGGAGCCGGTTTTTTTCAGGGCCAATACGACGAGATGCGAGTAAAAAATACAGCCCAGCAATTGGAACAAAAACTTCCCTGTTCGGTTATTGGTAAACAAACAAGACCAGCCAAATGGGCGAAAATGTCCTATAAACTGGCTTTAAAAAATGTTTATCAAATGAATCCAAATGAAACTCCCAGTGCTAAATACCAAGAAAATGCACAGCTTTTAGTTCAAAAGCAGGTTACCTATGCAGGATGCAGACTCGCTGCGTTACTGAATAAAATTGCACAAGGATAAATTTTTGTTCTTTTGAGATTATTTAGGACTTAGAAATAGGTTGTACTTTAAATCTAAGTTCTCCTTTTCTATTCATTAAAATGATCAATCAAACAAAGTATAAATCTTGTGCTATATTTTAGAGGCATTTATTAAAAATAGATTTTTATCCTCAATTTAAAAGGAATTATTAACATGAACGAATTATTTGCAAAGGTTGGTATATTTAGCTTATTAATGAGTGTTACATTCTTTGGCTGGGCAGGATCTTGTAAAGCTATTGCAATTTCTTGTATGCAAAATGGTTACTATAAAGGCGGTGAAAAAGCCGGTAAAGGATTAATCAAAGACTGTGTTTTACCCGTAGCAATGGGTAACAAAAAATTACCAAATACCAATTTTAGCCCAGATCAACTGCAACAATGTAAAACAAAGTTAACAGAAAAATTAAAAAGTAAAATGCAACAAAAAATGCAACAACAATAGACTTTCTTGTTATTAAGTGAGGAAAAATCCCTTCTCACCAATAAGAGAAGGGATTTTTAATTATTCCTTCTGCAATGACTCCATCACAGCACCTAAGAAACGAGTTGCCTCGCCTCCAGTAACTGCTCGGTGATCAAAACTTAGTGATAATGGCAGGATATTATGTGCCTCAATGACGCCTTCGGTATTAACAACAGCCCCTTGATAGAGTCTACCTACGGCCAAGATAGCAACCATGGGTGGAACAATAATCGGACTTGCAAAGCGACCTGCAAATTTTCCAAAATTGGAAAGAGTGATTGTAGCTCCTTTCAATTTATCGGCGGTAATTTCTCGATTACTAACAGATTGTTTAAAATCGTTGATCATTTTTCGCAGTTCGGCATCGGAAAGTTTTCCAGCATCATGAATTACAGGTACAAATAATCCTTCTTCATTATCCATCGCTAATCCAAGATGGACTTGCTTAAAACATTGACGAGCACTATGTTTTGTATCGAACCATGCATTTAATGCAGGTTCTTTTTTAGCAGCGTAGATCATTGCATGGATTAAACGAACTGTGATATCAGTACCTGGTTTCCAAGCACTAATATCTGCTTCATCAAAAATACTTACAGGAACTACTTCTGTATGAGATTGAATCATACTGTTGAGCATTGCTCGTCTAACTCCGCGTAACGGTTCAAAACCAGCTGGAACTTCAGCATTTTTATCTGCTTGTGCCTGAACATCATCACGAGTAATGACACCAAACTCTCCAGTTCCTTTAAGCGTAGCTAAATCAACACCCAGTTTTTTGGCAAGCATTTTTACCGCAGGAGTGGCTTTGATACGATTTCTAGAAGAGTGTTGCGCACCTATAGTAAAGTTGTCTTCTGAAACTTCACTACTTTCTTCTAAATTACCTACTACTGTTCCTTTGTCTGCTGGCTTGGCACTGGTTGATTCAAAAGCAACCAAAGGCTCCCCTGTTTTAATGACATCACCAGGTTTTCCGTATAACTTGCTAATAGTTCCAGACTGAGGGCAAGGTACATCCACAACTGCTTTTGCGGTTTCCATAGAAACTAAAGGTTGATCTGCTACCACAGTATCGCCTTCTTTGACAAACCATTCATGTATCTCAGCATCTGGTAGGCCTTCACCCAAATCAGGTAGATTGAAAATATTCATTATTACTCCATTATGCTCATAACGCTGTTTTTAATACGTGTAATACTGGGTATGTATTGTTTTTCCAATTGGAAATAAGGCATTACAGTATCATATCCAGTTACCCGCTGAACTGGGGCCATTAAATCAGCCATACAATTTTCCATAATTTGTGCTGAAATTTCGGCGCCAACCCCACAAGTTTTTGCTCCCTCATGAACGATAACACAACGTCCTGTTTTTTCTACAGAGGCTAAAATTGTTTCTATGTCCAGTGGTTTAATGGTTGCAACATCGATTACTTCGCAGGAAATTCCTTCTTCACCCAATTGTTTCGCTGCTTGTTGTGTTTCGTGAATACTGGCACCCCAGCTTATTAAGGTAACGTCGTCACCTTCTTGCAAAGTAAAACATTTACCCATAGGCAGTGCTTGACCATTATCTTCAACAGGTTGCTTGACCAAACGATAAATTCGTTTAGGTTCAAGAAAAATGACTGGGTCAGGATTGCGCATAGCGGCTAAGAGCAAGCCATAAGCTCTCTTTGGGGAGGAGGGAATTACCACTTGTAACCCTGGAATATGAGCAAATAACGCTTCAGTACTTTCTGAATGATGTTCTGGAGCCCGGATACCCCCACCAAAAGGAGCTCGAAAAACAAGAGGACAATGTAACCGTCCGCGTGTTCTATTACGCATACGAGCAGCATGGGAAATAATTTGGTTCATGGCAGGATAAATAAATCCCATAAATTGAAATTCAGCGACGGGTTTTAGTCCTTGGATTGACATACCAATGGCCAAACCTGCAATCATCGATTCGGCAAGAGGAGTATCGAATACTCTTTTTTCACCAAAGCGTTCTTGTAATCCCACTGTGGCGCGGAATACACCTCCGTTTTTGCCAACATCTTCACCAAAAACTACCACATTTTCATCATGAGCTAACTCATAAGCCAAAGCCTGAGTTACTGCCTCAATCAAAGTAATATCAGGCATGAGTTGCTTCCTCCATAGCTATTGCGCGTTGTTCCACTAAATACTCGGGTAATTCAGCATAATGATAATCAAAAATACTGCTAATAGGCTGCATTTTCATACTCAGATATTCATTAACTGCTTTTTCTACTTCTTCAGCACAATGGATTACTAATTTTTCTTCGTCATGGGCATTCCAGATTTTTTGCTCCATAAGAAACTCTTTGAATCGAGAGATTGGTTCCCTGGGCTTGGCCTTTTCAACTTCCTCACAAGGTTGATAGCGAGTGGCATCGTCCGCTGTTGTGTGATCAGATAATCGGTACGATATCGCTTCAATTAAAGTAGGTCCTTCACCACGTCGTGCCTTTTCAATTGCCTCGCCAATAACTTGTCTTGTTGCCAATATGTCATTGCCATCGATTTGTATGCCTTTAAAACCAGCAGCTATTGCTTTTTGAGCAATAGTTTTTGAACCTGTCTGTTGGTCTCTAGGAACTGAAATAGCCCATTGATTGTTGTTAACCACAAAAACGACAGGTAAATTCCAAGTACCTGCAACATTCATCGCTTCATAGAAATCACCTTCTGAAGTTCCACCTTCTCCAAGACAAACTACAGCAACGCGTTGTTGATTTCTATATTGGAAAGCAAATGCAACACCAGTTGCATGCAAGCATTGAGAAGCAATTGGAACACATATTGGTAAGTCTTCTGAATTACAAGAAAACTGACTTCCTCGTTCGTCACCACCCCAAAATGCTAAAATTTCAGACATTTTTACACCACGTTGAAATTGAGCAGCATAATCACGGTAATATGGAATCAACACATCTTCAGGACGCATCGCATGGCCTATCGCTGTGGAAATTGCCTCCTGTCCGTTAATAGGAGCATAAGTGCCCATTTTACCTGTTCTTTGCAAAGCAATGGCTTTTTTATCAAAGGTACGTGTAAGAACCATGATTTTATAAAGCTCTTTTAGTGCAGAATGATCATGGGCAAAAGCGGGGAGTTGGCCGACTAATTTTCCATGTTCATTTAAAAATTGAATATATGTAATATCAAATTGAGCAACTGTTGACATATGAGGCTCCTTGTCAATAAAGCGTTTGCATAGCATACTCACAAATTAATTTAAAAACCAGAGAATTAGTGTTGGAATGATATTAAAAAAGAAGTAATTTTGTAGCGCTGAGTACCGCGCAGCGGGGGTCGTTCTTCAGCCCTGCTGATCCTTACTCATGCTATCTAAGTTATATAATTACCTAAGAGGGTCTATTTTGAGTCAATTTGTATTCCATTCATTGGACTATCATCATACACTGCATGATTATTATCAAAAGTTACGTCATCTACCTGGTTTTGTTCTTCTAGAGAGTACAGACCGCATTCATGGGCGCTATGATATCCTTAGTGCCTACCCTTATGATTGCATCAAAATTGATCACAGCGCTTCCGATTTATCGTACTTAGTAAAGGAAATCAATCACATTTTATCCCCATTACCCTCTGTGGCTGATCTTCCTTTTCAAGGTGGGGCTCTGGGATATGTATCTTATGATCTTGGTGCAAAGTTATTTGGCATAAACTCCCGGATACAACCCACATTAGAGAATATGCATTTATTGGATCTTGGTTTGTATGATTGGGCAATCATTGTAGATCATCATAAAAAAATTATTACATTGTTTGCAGCCAATACACATCCATCTACCCCTGGAATAGTTGATGAAGTCATCGAATTATGGAATAACTCAATCGGACAACGGAGCACTGCATTAATTAAAAGTAATTTTACTCCCTTGGTGTCCAAACAGAATTACCTAGAGGCATTTTCCTCTATCCATCAATCCTTAAACGAGGGAAGAAGCTATCAGGTCAATCTTACTCAGCCTTTTCATGCTGCTTATGAAGGAGACAGTTGGTTTTTTTACGATAAAATTTGCAGTGAAAATCCTGTTCCTTTTGCTGCTTTTATGAAAACAGACCATGCAGATATTTTAAGTTTCTCGCCAGAGCGTTTTCTATTTCATGAGGCAGGTAAATTAGTCGCATCTCCTATTAAAGGAACAATAGGGCGTTCTAATAATCTCATTGAAGATGAGCAGTTAAAAAATAAATTAACTTCTTGTGAAAAAAATCGGGCTGAGAATGTCATGATTGTTGATTTATTAAGGAATGATTTAGGTAAAATTGCTCTGCCTGGTTCAGTACACGTAACCCATTTATGTGAAGTACAAAGTTATAACTCAGTACATCATTTAGTAAGTACAATTGAAGCTCAATGCTTACCATCAATTCTGCCTTTCGAAGCATTTTTATCCTGCTTTCCTGGGGGGTCTATTACTGGAGCACCCAAAATTGAGTCCATGCGAATTATTCATGAGCAAGAACCGTATGCACGTGGAATTTATTGTGGGTCCATAGGCTATTTTTCACGACATGGACGATTTGATACAAATATTGCTATTCGCACAGTCACTGCCAAAGAGAATATTTTGCATTTAGCTGCTGGTGGTGGAATTGTTATTGACTCAGACTGTGAAGATGAATATCGTGAATGTTTTATCAAAATAGCAGCGGTCATTAATGGACTTAACTGAATTTAAAAATAAAAAAATTGTGCATTCGGCAGTGGTTGTTTTGTATGAACAACTATCTGATTCGCTCATTTTGACAAAACGTAGTGATCAGATGCGAACACATCCCGGTGAAATATGTTTCCCTGGTGGCTTATGGGAGGAAGGGGATGAAAATTATTATGCTACTGCGCTTCGAGAATTGAATGAAGAGTTGGGAATTGCTCCAGACCGTATTACACTGATAAGAGAATTGGACATACAGAAA
This sequence is a window from Legionella cherrii. Protein-coding genes within it:
- the tolB gene encoding Tol-Pal system beta propeller repeat protein TolB; this translates as MINRIITVFLLLLTQQTFALDLELTQGINSALPIAINSFGSDSTGKEIGQIIENDLNLSGQFRIVSGPLGANSQSSVSTLKQLGADSVVTGRVSQVGGHYEVSFTLTDAVANGTTLLTKTYQINANQVRPLAHHISDEVYQKLTGEKGIFSTRIAYISVQRMVGSTRYSLEVADADGHNPQSLLVSSEPIMSPAWAPDGKSISYVSFEKKRAQIFTVSVETGQRRLITSFPGINGAPAWSPDGRELAVVLSKSGTPKIYSIDINTGNMKQLTFGDAIDTEPRYAPDGKSILFTSGRGGSPQIYRLSLANGQVSRLTFEGNYNARASYTPDMKNIVMLHRDDKQFNIGLQSANGGPVVSLTFSGRDESPSVAPNGRLILYATHNQDKGVLGIVSLDGRIRMRLPAREGDVQEPAWSPYLG
- a CDS encoding S1/P1 nuclease, producing MSRIIYGLIFCLGALNAYSWNAAGHRVVAQIAYDNLSPKAKEMCFKYLRSRTHNTPNSSFVSASTWMDEIRWREVYWYDVMHYIDTPFSSDGTPTPPIESTNAVKTIKLASSALASKKTTPSDKKLALRMLIHITGDIHQPLHAITRVSAQHPMGDLGGNLFLLGTNPVGSNLHQYWDNGAGFFQGQYDEMRVKNTAQQLEQKLPCSVIGKQTRPAKWAKMSYKLALKNVYQMNPNETPSAKYQENAQLLVQKQVTYAGCRLAALLNKIAQG
- a CDS encoding dihydrolipoamide acetyltransferase family protein, whose amino-acid sequence is MNIFNLPDLGEGLPDAEIHEWFVKEGDTVVADQPLVSMETAKAVVDVPCPQSGTISKLYGKPGDVIKTGEPLVAFESTSAKPADKGTVVGNLEESSEVSEDNFTIGAQHSSRNRIKATPAVKMLAKKLGVDLATLKGTGEFGVITRDDVQAQADKNAEVPAGFEPLRGVRRAMLNSMIQSHTEVVPVSIFDEADISAWKPGTDITVRLIHAMIYAAKKEPALNAWFDTKHSARQCFKQVHLGLAMDNEEGLFVPVIHDAGKLSDAELRKMINDFKQSVSNREITADKLKGATITLSNFGKFAGRFASPIIVPPMVAILAVGRLYQGAVVNTEGVIEAHNILPLSLSFDHRAVTGGEATRFLGAVMESLQKE
- a CDS encoding alpha-ketoacid dehydrogenase subunit beta, with amino-acid sequence MPDITLIEAVTQALAYELAHDENVVVFGEDVGKNGGVFRATVGLQERFGEKRVFDTPLAESMIAGLAIGMSIQGLKPVAEFQFMGFIYPAMNQIISHAARMRNRTRGRLHCPLVFRAPFGGGIRAPEHHSESTEALFAHIPGLQVVIPSSPKRAYGLLLAAMRNPDPVIFLEPKRIYRLVKQPVEDNGQALPMGKCFTLQEGDDVTLISWGASIHETQQAAKQLGEEGISCEVIDVATIKPLDIETILASVEKTGRCVIVHEGAKTCGVGAEISAQIMENCMADLMAPVQRVTGYDTVMPYFQLEKQYIPSITRIKNSVMSIME
- the pdhA gene encoding pyruvate dehydrogenase (acetyl-transferring) E1 component subunit alpha, producing MSTVAQFDITYIQFLNEHGKLVGQLPAFAHDHSALKELYKIMVLTRTFDKKAIALQRTGKMGTYAPINGQEAISTAIGHAMRPEDVLIPYYRDYAAQFQRGVKMSEILAFWGGDERGSQFSCNSEDLPICVPIASQCLHATGVAFAFQYRNQQRVAVVCLGEGGTSEGDFYEAMNVAGTWNLPVVFVVNNNQWAISVPRDQQTGSKTIAQKAIAAGFKGIQIDGNDILATRQVIGEAIEKARRGEGPTLIEAISYRLSDHTTADDATRYQPCEEVEKAKPREPISRFKEFLMEQKIWNAHDEEKLVIHCAEEVEKAVNEYLSMKMQPISSIFDYHYAELPEYLVEQRAIAMEEATHA
- the pabB gene encoding aminodeoxychorismate synthase component I gives rise to the protein MSQFVFHSLDYHHTLHDYYQKLRHLPGFVLLESTDRIHGRYDILSAYPYDCIKIDHSASDLSYLVKEINHILSPLPSVADLPFQGGALGYVSYDLGAKLFGINSRIQPTLENMHLLDLGLYDWAIIVDHHKKIITLFAANTHPSTPGIVDEVIELWNNSIGQRSTALIKSNFTPLVSKQNYLEAFSSIHQSLNEGRSYQVNLTQPFHAAYEGDSWFFYDKICSENPVPFAAFMKTDHADILSFSPERFLFHEAGKLVASPIKGTIGRSNNLIEDEQLKNKLTSCEKNRAENVMIVDLLRNDLGKIALPGSVHVTHLCEVQSYNSVHHLVSTIEAQCLPSILPFEAFLSCFPGGSITGAPKIESMRIIHEQEPYARGIYCGSIGYFSRHGRFDTNIAIRTVTAKENILHLAAGGGIVIDSDCEDEYRECFIKIAAVINGLN
- a CDS encoding NUDIX hydrolase, with amino-acid sequence MDLTEFKNKKIVHSAVVVLYEQLSDSLILTKRSDQMRTHPGEICFPGGLWEEGDENYYATALRELNEELGIAPDRITLIRELDIQKTLLGSVIHPWFASVETVHPYQLNSHEVVRLISIPMTLVQDPKNYKDFMIERGGRRYVTCEFTANKDWVWGATARIMRQLVK